GAAATCTGTACACGTTGAGGTTGAGACGTTCTGGACATGTGGTCAGCTTCTTGAAGAGATCTTTGGTGAGACGGCTGAGCCTCAGCTAATCCAGCCAACATTTATCACTGGCTACCCAGCTGATATCTCTCCACTGGCGCGTCGTAGCGATGACAACCCATTCTTCACTGACCGTTTTGAGTTCTTCATCGGTGGCCGTGAAGTTGCGAACGGCTTCTCTGAGCTTAACGATGCAGAAGACCAAGACGCACGCTTTAAAGCGCAGGTTGATGCGAAAGATGCAGGTGATGACGAAGCGATGTACTACGATGCAGACTACATTACTGCACTAGAGCACGGTCTACCACCAACAGCGGGTCAAGGTATCGGTATCGACCGTCTGGCGATGCTATTTACCAACACGCACACCATTCGCGACGTTATCCTATTCCCAGCGATGCGTCCGCAACAATAATCGTATATCCATCAGCAAGATGGTGAATGATTCCTACAAAGCCTCTCTTCGGAGAGGCTTTTTTCATGCCACATTTCCGAGAATGTTTATAGAAAAGTTAGAAATCGTACACTAGTCTTAATTATGAGACACATCTGTACGTTTTAAACGCGATTGCCGTGTTTGATAGATGGTTTTATTTGCATAGAATAAATCTATTGAATCTAAAAACAATAATAGGAATGATGTAATGGGAACCGAATTTCGGATGGATTCAATCCCCGGCTCGTTAGTGGTTGTAGGGGGCGTGTACGAGCCATGGCTCTCTGTATTGGAGCAGGCGGGATGGCGCTGTACCCAATGTTCAGATTTACGTAAAGCTGATGCGTTATTTTCAGAGATTGGTCCCTGTATTGGAATTGTAGACCTAACTCGCGATGATTTCAGCCTTAACGGGATTGCGAAACTAGTCAGCACGCACAAGCAGGTGCGTTGGATAGCCTTTATTCGCGAGTCTCAATTGGGCTCCGATACGATTTGCCAATTTATCGTTAACTTCTGCATCGACTTTTTTACGACACCTATTCCGGACTCACGATTGATGAGTACCATAGGACACCAACTGGGTATGCTCAAGCTCGAGCAGAAGGTGTGGCCGCATAATGGTAATGACAGCGATCTCGGGATTGTCGGGCAATCTTTACCAATAAGACGTTTACGCGATCAGATTCGTCGAATCGGGCCTACTGATGTCAGTATCATGATTCATGGCGAAGTTGGCGCTGGTAAAGAGTCTGTGGCGAAAGCGATTCACCGCTGTTCTGCTCGCTCACAAAAACCTTTTGTTGCGGTAAATTGTCGCGCATTCTCAGATGCTCGATTTGAGAATGAGTTTTTTGGGATGCACGATCCCGAACAAAGCTCGCTACTTGATCAAGCCTCTGGGGGAACGATCGTTCTCAACGATATCTTTACTCTACCCGCGAAACAGCAGCTTAACTTATTGAAGTTCTATCAAGATGGTCAAATAGAAACGGCGAAAGGAACCAAAGAGTTTGATGTGCGTATTCTGGCTGCCGATTCTTCGGATATTGAAAAAGCCCTGGGAGACGGCTCCTTCAATGAAGAGCTATTTCACTGTATCAATGTGCTTAGAATTAATGTCCCTAGCCTAAAAGAGCGCGCGACTGATATTTCTTTGCTCGTCGCGCATTACATCAACCAGTTTGCAAAAGAGTTTAACTCTCCTGTTAAGTCGATTGATGATGATGCCATTAAAACGCTTACTTACTACCACTGGCCAGGTAACGTTAAAGAGTTAATGAATCAAGTTAAACGTGCCGTACTCATGACTGAAGAAGAGGTGTTAGTTAAGAAGCACTTCGAACTTCCAGGTACATTCTCTGGCAAGCGGAGCCTCAAGAGCATACGAGAGCGTTCTGAACGTGATGCGCTTATCTTGGTGCTAGATAGCCATAACGGCCAGGTTACTTTAGCGGCAAAAGAGCTGGGTATTTCTCGAGCTACTATGTATAGATTGCTCAATAAGCACAATCTAATCACGGAAGAAACAATTTAACTTCCTCCAGTTATTCAGCTTAATCACCTAAAGGCGCTGTGGCGCCTTTATTTTTTCATACAGGTTGCAGTCTAAACTAGATGTTAGTCGCACTATGAATATCCAGTACAATATCGTGTTGTATATTTCCGGTTTAAAATTAATCACCATAGTTAAAGGTAAAAGCTATGTAATAGTCGGCCTTTAAGTCGTCATTCGGTTTGTAACTAGAGTTTTCCGTTGTTTTTAACTTTTTTTTATATGATATGTTGATTTAATATACGGATTGAATAAGAATTAACCGTGAGCAAGACGCTCAACCTATCAAATTTCAGGATTAATAAGTCAGTATGGAGGCACAGAAAATGATGAATCGTATTTCTTTTATCAACACTTGTGCTGCTTTCCGTACCGATGCTGAGCATATTATCGATCGTGATTCGATCGTAATTATGGCCGATAAACCGGTAGTAAAATCAGCGCAAGATTAATTAATCCGTAACCTTATGAGGCTGCGGAATAGCAGTCACGTAAGAGTCTAATTAACTACAAGACCGCTATTTCTCTCCTCTGTAATATTCCAATCAGGAGATTATTATGCGTACATCTGTTTATCTAACTATCGCAACTTGGCTTATTAAAGCAGACATTCAAAAAGAAGAACGTGAGTGGAAACGACGCTACCGTCGCAGTGCTTATCAACTTCCTTTACACAATGAGCACTTGTTGAGAGACATTGGCTTAGACAAAGAAGGTCGTCCTCTAGGTCGTGTCGCTGCACCTCAAGTTGTCGCTAAACGTAAAGCTCGTCATCTTCGTCGAGAATTACAGTCGCGAATAGCTACGTAAACCAAGGCGGGTAGTACGACTACCCGCCGACTATCAGAATATCGAGAAATATCTAATGAGTTGTGGTAGATATTCTCAATACCTAAGTTTAGGGGCATGGATTAGAATACTGTGCCCCTATTAATTGAAGCTCTTCTAGTAATTCATTTGAAAGCGTAACGTCGATACTGTCTATATTGCTTTTTAACTGAGTGAGATTTGTCGCTCCAATTATATTCGAAGCAACAAATGGACGTTGATTGACGAAAGCGAGCGCCATTTGCGCGGGATCTAAACCATGCTTATGAGCGAGCTCGACATAAGCTTGTGTTGCTTCGATGCCCTGCGGCGTAAAATAACGGACGAAGCGTTCAAATAGACTACAGCGAGCGCCTGTGGGCTTTTGTCCATTAAGATATTTACCGCTCAAGCAGCCAAAAGCGAGGGGAGAGTAGGCGAGCAGCTCGACGCCTTCATGGTGGCTGATTTCTGATAAACCCACCTCAAAACTGCGGTTCAGTAGGTTGTAAGG
This window of the Vibrio maritimus genome carries:
- a CDS encoding sigma-54-dependent transcriptional regulator, whose amino-acid sequence is MGTEFRMDSIPGSLVVVGGVYEPWLSVLEQAGWRCTQCSDLRKADALFSEIGPCIGIVDLTRDDFSLNGIAKLVSTHKQVRWIAFIRESQLGSDTICQFIVNFCIDFFTTPIPDSRLMSTIGHQLGMLKLEQKVWPHNGNDSDLGIVGQSLPIRRLRDQIRRIGPTDVSIMIHGEVGAGKESVAKAIHRCSARSQKPFVAVNCRAFSDARFENEFFGMHDPEQSSLLDQASGGTIVLNDIFTLPAKQQLNLLKFYQDGQIETAKGTKEFDVRILAADSSDIEKALGDGSFNEELFHCINVLRINVPSLKERATDISLLVAHYINQFAKEFNSPVKSIDDDAIKTLTYYHWPGNVKELMNQVKRAVLMTEEEVLVKKHFELPGTFSGKRSLKSIRERSERDALILVLDSHNGQVTLAAKELGISRATMYRLLNKHNLITEETI